The sequence below is a genomic window from Paroedura picta isolate Pp20150507F chromosome 12, Ppicta_v3.0, whole genome shotgun sequence.
CATATCCTTCATCTAGAAGCAGTTTCATGCATACATACACACTCTCTTAACAATAAAACCCCTTCAAGCTATGTAAACTACATTGTGCTGGGCTGGCCTTGGGATTCTGCAGGGAACTTTTCAGTCCCTTCAGTGTAGTTCATGTGCTCTTTGTTATCAATCATTGCCAATACAAAACTAAATTTTAAGCCAGAAGAAGGATTCCTATGCTTTGTGCATGGCTGACACTAATTAAACTTTACACCACAGCACAGAAATGATTACCTCCaagactcctcccccccaccatgtACTTCCCCCACCCGGATTTTTTTGTGAGCAAGAACAAGCCCATTTGCAGAAAACTTGCCAGATCTGGATGTGGCAATTTCTTGGTGAAGATCCGCATGGAGCCCTGGAACACATCTGTTACGATGGCTGCAAATACAgggagtggaggggggaaagTTATTGTTTATCCATTGCCAACATATTTCTCCATGTCCCTTGTCCAACTGGATTAGTACCTGCACAATACTATATATAGGAGGTCTCTAGGATCAACACCGTTACTGGTTAAGATGCTAGGACTGTGTTCTGGGCGCAACGTTACAGATGGTGATATCACTGCACAGCTGTTATGTTTTTTTTGGCTGCCCAAAAATATATGCCCAGCACTCCTCACTTAGAAATCCAAGGCACAGTCCAAGACTTTTCCTGCTCTCACAGAAATCCTGCCAAGCACTTCCTGCTTTTACATGAGCCACTTCTTTCTTTGGGCAGGCATCATCTTTGCTCTCACAAGTCACTCGGTTTTCTTTTGCTCCTGTGTTCTCCCTAAGTGGCAAAAGCAGGCTGAGAGTCTAACAGGGCCATCCTAATGTTTGTGAAGTCAATGGTGCTTAAAGACATGTAAttatgcttaggatggcaccataACTAATACTGGGAATAACAGCAAGAGAGTAGGCCTCTTGATTGCCCTCTGAAGCCAAGCAGACAACAGTAGTGAAGGGGAGTGAGATGCATGTTTTCAGTGCACTCTTCCTAAGGTAGCCATTGCTGCCTCCCTCCTATCTCACATTTCCTAGGAAAACCAGAATAGTAAAGGAGACAACTAATGGATGTTTACATGATCTGAGCACACTTCAGAAAATACTCCGTTTTATAAGCCAAGTGCACAAACTAAACGACAGGACCTGGCCATGCAAACCCAACTCAAGAACACCCACAGTCGGTCCTGTGAGCACCAAGAGCAGTGGGGCCACTTCATAAAGCAGCAAACACAGacttactttttttcttcttctttgtcccaCCAAGGGCAGAGTGCAAGGCATTCAAGAACCATGAAAGGAAGTCAACTCCATCACCTGGCAAAAAGGGAAAGGATGGAGAGTATGGAAGGAGGATGGCTGGGGGCTGTAGCCTGACACAACAAGGGCATTAGGGATCCAGCTTCACAGCACaggcttgagccttcacaaacaATGGGAACAATGCACTCAGCACTACTGGGCTTCTTTGAAAGGAGTCAGTCTGGTAATTAACATATAATCTTCACACACCAGATCTCCCCCGACAAACGAACTCTCAGAGTGCTAATTTGAGCTAAGTTCTTCCCTGCCTCACCTTGCTTGGTGATCTGGAAGTTTTTCTTGCTGCAGAGAACCACAGCCTGCAGCATTTCGTGGGGAGAAACATGAGCTTTGAAGTTCCGGGGGTTCCACAGTTTCCTCATGAGCTCCCCAAACCTTTGGACCAGCAGAAACATGATGTCCCCGGGAGGGCGCTGGATGTTCTTATAGTTCTCCTCCTCCAGGAAATAATTCCGCAGGGGCGGGACATTAGATAGTGCCTGGGAATAGATATAAGAGGTTAGTGGCAATGAACTCCCGCTTCACTGTACAATCCACTCTTCCTCAAGTTGCTCCACTCTTCCTCAAGTTGCTGGGCAGTTTTGGAGGTAACGGGAATACGGTATAACCCatcacattaatttaaaaaaaaacatcagcttTACGGACTCCTTGAACAATCTTGCTCTGGCTCATTTTGTAGTCCAATATCTACTAAGCAGTTTGGATAATGAAGACCAACTTCCTATGGGCCAACCCAAAAGAACAGGATCCAAACCCAAACTGGGTTATTCCAGCAGCTAGAGGGTTAGAGGAAAAAGTGATATACAAAAGCTTCTGCCTCTAACCTTCTGGTAGTCTTTTTCACAATATTGTTGAATATAATGCCACGGTTTTATTTAGATGCCATCTTCAGTAATTTATCTGGACAGGTAgcattatttttttccaaatatttCAGTAATTACTGGAGCTTGTCAGGCTCCCCTCTTGTGCCTTTCACACAATCCAACTGGAAATTACCTAGTAGCAAACACAAAGACCCAAATCTGCCTGATTATTCCCACAGTAAAGCTGCAACCTGTTTATTTAGTTAATTAACCTGGTTAATTCCTCATTCAGCCAGAATGGTGAGTGGCTAGAGTAGAACCTGCAAAATTTAGGCATAAACGCCCAAAACACAGTGAAGCTTGCTGGTTACACTACCTACTCCatagaggaaggatgggatagaaTATGCTCTTACACTAGTTAAATGTATATTAAGTAATCAATCTGTAAATTGTTTTTGTGCCACTTTGGATAAAAGTTTATATCTAAGCACTAATTTGAATAAAGTTTGGACTGCCAGGCTATAGAGAACTAGATTATATAGCCAACTGCAATTTCCTCACAAACAAGTGAGCCTAATATAGTACTACTTTAAGAGACTTTGCAGGCATGCTAAGTTTTCTGGGGCATTGCAGGGAACAAAaacaggaagaagggggaaatggcaatAAATAAATGGGTTAGGAATGCAGTAACTAAGCAATGGGTGGTACTGCTGAGCCCCTGGAACACAGCCAGCAGCTGACATAAAACCACAGGAGGAGAGCAACTGCCACTGGGAAATTTCACAAAGGAGTCGCAGCTTCTGCACATGGCAAATATCTGCAGACAAAGACAGAAAGACTTGCACATATAAGTAGGTTTGCACTCTTCCCCTGCAAGAATGCATGTTCTCAAGAGAGCCAGGGGTCCCACTTGGCCTAGTGTCAAGGTGAGAACCCTCACTCCCTGGAGCTGATTCACTGGCAGTATGTATTGAGGGTGGGAGAGCCTCCTCATCACCAGGATTCCACTGCCAAATGCAAAGAGAAGCTGAGACATGGCATTTACAGACGCCCCACAGGAAACTTCCCTCTGAATCCTATGAGGCTTGCATTTCCCAATCACAAGCCTCAGGCTATGGCCAAAGTGccagttcctcccttccccaactaCAAGAGAGTAGGTACGCAAGACCATACAACACAGCTTCCCATGCCACTTATTGTGCATCCATGCTCTAGCCACAAATGGTCATACAAGCAGCCCCTGAATAGCACAATACATTTGGTCACAATGCTTGATGTGCCCACCATGAAAGTGACTGTGGAACAGTGACAACCTATTCAACATTTACTTCAGTGCATTCCAAACACATTACCTGGAGTATCGCATTGGCATAGTCATTAGCTTTGATGTTGTTCAGTCCCACAATGCCAGGCAGGTATGTGGTGCCATCGTAAGCCCGAGATAGTTTGGCCTGCTTATCCAGGTTGGCTATTTGCTGCTTGGTAAAGGTGGGCTTCAAAACATACTGCAGACAGGAAGGAGAGAGCGCATCAGCTTGAAGCCAAGTTCTTTGCTTCTGCCAAAAGATctgcctaaccccccccccttaatgaaAAGGCCttaggaatggggaggggggattttacaCAGCAATTCACAATTTTCTTACAGTTTTCTAAAGATAAAGAGATCTATTTGgatagccgtgttagtctgtctatagaaaagagcaagagtcctgtagcattttaaagactaagaaaatttgtgacagggtatgagctttcattaagtgagcagtgactcaccaaaACTCATACcccaccacaaattttgttagtctttaaggtgtactggagtcttgctctttttTGCTGCTAAAGACAAAGATGTATGTGTCTGCAAACTAAGATTTTCAAAGGGACAAAAATCAAAGAGCCATGAAACTATTATTCTGAAGGAATGTTCAAAGACAAACCAAACATGATCCAGCTATTAACAATTAAGGAGTCTGCACTGGTTGAATAATGCAGGAAGTAAAGTTTGAATTTTtaacattaatttttatttttatatttctttctttttttcatgtATTTCATGAGCTTATCACTTAGGACATGAATCTTGCAAACACATTTACCTAACAATCCAGTCACGAGATATGCATTGCAAGGGAAGCAATGAAAAAGTAACCTGTGACACAACAGAAGCTGCTCCTGTCAAAGCAAGCAACCAAACAGCTTTTGAGATAGCCCAAGAAAGTTTGTGTTTCAAAAACAGATAAGGCCAACAAATACAGAAGAGCTCACTAGACTATAATCCCGATCAGCATGTCTGTAGTGACCCATACCCATGagcgcacacacatacactccaTCAAGAAGGTCACATACTGTGATATCTTCAAGGGAAGAGTCGATGATTTCATAGTTGTCTGGCAGGCAATAAAACTTCAAGGTGTGAAGGTTGAGAAAGACGTGGTGGCTGAACTGTACACTATGAATATAAGCATGGGACTTCAAGCCTCGACCtacagagaaggaaaaagataGGCAAATCACCGTGAAGGGGAGAGCATCTTACAGTTGGCTTCTGGCAGGTGAACTAATCTCGAAATCATTGAAAACACAGGATTCGAATAAGAAATGGGAGGTGGAGGCTTTGAAGACACAGCACTTAAGATGCAGGAACATGTGTGTTACAGGAGGAAAGAATTGCAAGAAAGGTGAGGAGACAGAGTAATTaaaggcagcagaacaaaacaggtAGTGGGCTGGAAAGCCACAATGAGAAATGGAAACTGCTAAAGGAGATGGGAACAACTGGAGCAGTAGACTAGTGACTAGGATCCTAGAGTGGTATTCTAGAGTCACGGTAGCAGCTCCTCTGATGGAAGGGCTTTTCTGTCtatgaaggaggaggaaattTCTGCAAATTCCACCCTCCTGCTGCAGACTCCCATTTTGCTCCCTGTACtgttccttagagcagtggtccccaacctttttaccaccggggaccggtcaacgcttgacaattttactgtggcccgggggggggtagtcttttgcgaaGGGACGTCGCTggcgcctgaacccctgctccacttgttttcccgctggcgcccctgacttcccgccacccactggagcgtgctgccagcagcagctgtgcagtgccatgctgagagggagcctcagccatggtggccgctagagagcaccaaagttgagccagcggcagagtggcagggcagcccccgaggcagcagctggggaggaggatgaggaggagctgcggcccgctacCGACTGTTCTACGgtccggtaccagtccctggaccgggggttggggaccactgccttagagtatGCTGATGAAGGAGCACAGATGCAGGAGACACAGGAGAGTGTAGTGGAGGGGGAAATTGCCTTCCTTGAGTGCAACTCTGCTTGCACTACTCAGGATCCAAGTCatgactggcaggatggcagaAGCACAAAGGGAATCTGGGGTCTAAGGAGCCAAGGTCCTACACCAGACAGGAGAATCCTGCCATAAGGATTCTACTGTAATTGCAATGTTATGACCCAACTCTAAAGGGGGGAAAGCATGAAGTCCACCTGCTGACTGGAACTCACTAGCCAGTTCTTGAACTGCAGGCTTCCAGGGATATCATAAAAGATTACTATCACTGGAGCATAATggtaacccccccacacacacacacactttcagcaATTTGTTGTGAACAAGAGATTAATGCAACACATTAAGCCTATATTGTGGAAACGTGCCCTTGTTTTGCACAAAACTCACGACTACTGAAAAGTATCATTTGATTCAGAGGCAGTGCTGCTCAGCACACTCTATTTGATGGACAGGGAAGCCTAGAACGAATGCAAACTTACCCTGGAAATATTTTCCGCACACCAAACAGGCGTAGACATTAATATGTGAGAGTGAGATTGAACACAGCTTTTCAAAATCAAAGTCCAGAACACTCCTAGAAGAGCAGAATATTAAATAATTAATCACCACAGGTGCCTTAATCCAACAGCACTCAGCAACATTTATGTGATGAAGCCATCATTTCAAACTAGCCAATCTCCCATGGAGCACAGTATTTTGGGAGACTGAATTTCATTAACTCACCACATTAGCATGTTAAGAATGATGTTACTCTAAAAGAGTGATTAACTTGTCTAATCATGCTATTCTTATAGGTATATGAACCAAGCACCATTACTACATCTAGATCCATGCATGCataggaaaaaaaatgatttggcATGGTTCAACCACCTACTGATTTCTGCTGCAGTGTCCCTTTTAAAGCATACAGTGATTAATTTAATGCTCCCACGACTATACACTTTATTTTCTTTCTATACTGACTTGTTTATGGTGTCCAAGTATGGGCAGTGCCTGCTCCGCCGGTCCTCTGGGTCAAAACGGCCATATTTCACTAAAACAGGCAAGCAgaaaaggcaagtgagaaacatgCTATAGATCAATGCgtaaaacaaaaccaacaatATCCATGGCAGTTGATAAATATGAAATGCAGAGTCTCAGGAATGAATGGAATAACGAATTAGGTCACCTTATTTTGCCAAAACAATGGATATAGATTGCTCTCTCTATGAATATTAATTTACAATTTATTCAGCAAAGATATTACATTTAGCATATACTGGGCACCACAACAACTCTTCCACAAAAAACTGAgtaaactgtctaactgttggAACTGTAACTCACAGAGGCATGTCCAATCATTCATTTTTTCCTGTAAAGAATGTTCACTGACTTTTGAGGATGCTTATGTACTTTAAAACTATATGCCCATCTCTTGGAGGCTAACCAATGTTCAACAAAATGGACCCTCCATGCCTTTACTAAAAGACCTCAGAACTCTATCAATATTTGAATGGATGGCATATAGATGATATTTGGAAGTCTTTTATAGAAACGGTGTACATCTGCAACTACTGTTATATATTTTTCTCTACTTCATGTATATTactctaaaaaaattatatttagctgctggcttttgttttttttcctcttattCTTTTTGGTACCAAAATCACAAGACAGTAGGGCTTGTCATCAGCTtatctccctgctctcctcccaaaatgctcTGTAATCTGTATCCTGAATGCAACTGTTCTTTTGATTCAGTGACATCCTAGACAGCAAATTAGTTGACACTCCATTACCTGAACTCAAGATCTGTTATTTACAAACATTCCGCTGCcattaaataacatttttaatgaaTGAAGTGCTTTACGGTCTTTGTTGTTTAGGCACAACAtattacccttgcaagatgcctACAACTTCTACTATACACATACAATGGCTGAGCTTGGGGGGCATGATTTGCCCATGGCACAACAACTGTATGGCACAGAAAATCATAATAAATTGCTagagccagatcctgaagaggcaCATAAGTATCATCCCTCTCTGCTTCGAGTCTCAGTTTTGCTCGAGAGAAAAGTAGGCTTAAAACTATTTTAATAAAACCCGTTCTGAACCAGTGGCCAGCACATCTTGGAGCACAGGGCACCAGGTTTCATAAGGGAGCACGTCCTTGACAGGCCGGTGGCCCCACCACCCCATCTACCTACCGGTgggctcctcgtcctcgtcctcttcTTCGGGCTCCCGCTTGATTCGGGGCTCGTCGTCGTCGGGCTCTCGCTTCACACGCACCAGGTCCCGACCCCCCAACCTCCGAGATGTATTGCTCTCTCTTCCAGGCTCTTGCTTAATCCGGCTCGAAAACGAATTCCGCGGGGAGAGCTCCCGTGAACTCCGCTCCCGTTTCACCCGCACGGACATATCTACGGAGGCAGTGCGCGTACTCGCACATCTGCGCATGTGCAAAGCACCGTTAGGCGCACCCGGAAATCATCACTTGGAAAGCGTCGGTTAAACcgacggcagtccgcgcatgcgagTTAGAGGCGACCCTCTGGGGAACCTGCGGGTGCATAAAGTCTGTTTGAAGCGCTACCTGCTCGCCGCTCCCGCGACCCCGCTCTAATGCCCAGAAGCAAATCCCCGTCGTTTCAGCAGGCAGCGCTTACGCCCAGCGGTGCTTGCAAAGCGCTGCAGACCGTGTTTGTTGCACGAGACAAAAGTAGCCCTTTGTCAGAACAGCGCTTGTCCCACTCAGCCACTATTAGTGGTTATTATTTAGCCATAAAAACAGCCGAACCATTATACTAGTCCTGGTTTCAACGTGGTACTGTCGAGTGCAAACTCCCACGGGCGCGTGCTCTTGCCCCCGCCAGCGCAGCGTTTAAAACCGGCCAAGGGGCGGCCCTTTCCTAGCCCACGTCTGAGATGCACGAGCGCGCATACTTTTTCAGGGGACatcaaagcttgagtccagggccaCCTTGAAGGCAGAACGAAGGTTAgtccaaggcatgagcttccgtgtgcacgcGCACTTGCCCAAACAAAACAGACGTCAAGGGACGTTTGCTAGACATAACGCCCGCACCGGTTTCACGCCGGGATTTCCCGGGCACCGGAGGCTGATCCCGGCTTCACTGATGTCCGGCTAAGCAGGAATCAGCCCCGCCGTCTGCGGGCAACACTGAGGCGCCCCTCGACCCTGCACGGGGTGCGTCCTCCTAGCCCGGGAGGCGCGACACTCAGCGCTCCTGTCCCCGACCAGGCTTGGGGGCGGCCGCTTCGCTGgctcctccccggggcctggccCGTCTGCCGTCGGGTTCCGGAGGCGGAGGCGAAGGTGGATTTCCATGGACGCGGCGGCGGTGGGGCCGGAAGCGGAGCGGAATAGTCCGGCGTGGGGAGGCTGCCGGCCGGGAGGGCGCCTGGACATGAGCCATGGCTTCGTCAGGCACATCCGGCGCAACCAGATCGCCAGGTACCGGCCGTGGCGTGGGAAGAGCTTGCGAGGGAGCCGAGCGCCAGCCCCCCGTCCAGACCGCCAGCTCGGGAGAAATCTCCtcgcggtgggtgggtggagatAATAAAGGGGATTGGCTTTAGTTGCTGTTGGACTGCATCAGAACTCTCCAACCCTTTTTGAGCCCCCAGACAAATTTATAATTTTGACACAGGATGGCGGGTGTTCCTTCAGAATAgcggctgcaggaggcagagccaaactATTAATACAATAACTTCTTTTAGAGTCAGAACTAAAGGAAACAATTCTGGCCAgtctatagcagtagaaaagtcCAATAACACTTTAAAGACTAATTAAACTTGTGGCAGGGAATGAACACACTGATGCTTGCAATTTTGGATGAAACAGGCTGTTTAGGAAAGGAAGATGCTGCATGCAGGTTAGGCAGTCAAAGGAATTTCTCCATTATTAGAATAATTGAGAATTCACACAATTAACAAGGAGAAAGCTGTCAGCTGGAATAACTTCTCAGCTGTTGGTCACTGCTCAGCCTCTCCAAAGATAAAAAGgcctcttgttcttttctttccagGGATGACTATGATAAAGAGATGAAGCAAGCCAAGGAAAAAGTGAAGAAGAGGCATACGCCAGCTCCGGCCCGGCCCAGAAAACCAGATCAGCAGGTCTATCATCCTCGTCAAAGAAGTGAGTTCACTCAACAAGGTCTTGCCCAGTTTACTGTGTTTCATTCCTGAGTGACAGTTTCCTTGGAAAAAGGAGAACAATAGTTATTTCTAGAGCCTAATTATGTTAAGTAATTTCAAATTATTTGACTCCTTACTTCAGAATATTTTAACCCCAAAGCAGATTGTTGTGGCCAGAATTTAAATAGACTGTGAATATCTTTGCCTTGTTATTGTTTACTTGCTTCATTTATAATCTGActttttcactgagactcaaggtagattaaatgtgttttttaaaaatgcaataaaactggattaTGCAATTAGGAAACAAGGTGATAAAAAGTATAATAGCTACAaacataatgtttaaaaaatctgggagggggggggaacagccacTTCTTCTAGCCTTTTTTGTTCATTGCTTTCCAGGTAGACCTGAAGTCACATCTGGCCTGGAGTATGAGGGCTCCAGTGAGAGTAGCTCCAGTACTGAACTAGACCCTTATGGACCAGCACTCTTCTGCTTGGATTATGAGGCTGACAGTGGCAAGATCACCTCAGTTGTTGTACACCAGGTACAGGGCTTCCTGGCAAGCTGGAGCAAGCCGG
It includes:
- the USP39 gene encoding ubiquitin carboxyl-terminal hydrolase 39; translated protein: MRRCASTRTASVDMSVRVKRERSSRELSPRNSFSSRIKQEPGRESNTSRRLGGRDLVRVKREPDDDEPRIKREPEEEDEDEEPTVKYGRFDPEDRRSRHCPYLDTINKSVLDFDFEKLCSISLSHINVYACLVCGKYFQGRGLKSHAYIHSVQFSHHVFLNLHTLKFYCLPDNYEIIDSSLEDITYVLKPTFTKQQIANLDKQAKLSRAYDGTTYLPGIVGLNNIKANDYANAILQALSNVPPLRNYFLEEENYKNIQRPPGDIMFLLVQRFGELMRKLWNPRNFKAHVSPHEMLQAVVLCSKKNFQITKQGDGVDFLSWFLNALHSALGGTKKKKKTIVTDVFQGSMRIFTKKLPHPDLPAEEKEQLLQNDEYQEKMVESTFMYLTLDLPTAPLYKDEKEQLIIPQVPLFNILAKFNGITEKEYKTYKENFLKRFQLTKLPPYLIFCIKRFTKNNFFVEKNPTIVNFPITNVDLREYLSEEVQAVHKNTTYDLIANIVHDGKPAEGAYRIHVLHHGTGKWYELQDLQVTDILPQMITLSEAYIQIWKRRDTEEETNQQGA
- the C12H2orf68 gene encoding UPF0561 protein C2orf68 homolog, which produces MDAAAVGPEAERNSPAWGGCRPGGRLDMSHGFVRHIRRNQIARDDYDKEMKQAKEKVKKRHTPAPARPRKPDQQVYHPRQRSRPEVTSGLEYEGSSESSSSTELDPYGPALFCLDYEADSGKITSVVVHQDSDPDEVVEKISAQNQLEPAMREALKKRVQEELEKRRVKR